The Strix aluco isolate bStrAlu1 chromosome 29, bStrAlu1.hap1, whole genome shotgun sequence nucleotide sequence CCAGCTCGAAGCTCATCCCTGTGGGACGAGTCACAGGGACCGACAACCCCAAAGCACTCCCAGGATGTCACGCTCCCCTGGTTTCCCTGGGGTTGGTGCACTTGGTGTCACCACCCCAcccctgccaccccctcctccagCTTTCTCTGCTGGTTGGGAACTGGGTGGTGGTGAGATGGTGGGTGGAAGAGAAGTCCTGGGATGGGAGGGGTGGCCAAGAGCCGCCTGGCACGGGAGCTTGGAGCAGCCATGGTCCCTGAAGGGTGGTGGCACTTGGTGGCGGGTGACAACGAGGACACCCATCACCTGAATCTGCCCAGGAGGCAGATCCACCACCAGTCAGGACACCCCAGGGCTAAACCCCCCCTCACCACCATCCCGAGTTGTCTCTCTGCTGGAATCACGCGTGGTGACGGTGCTGCAACCCACCCCTCGCCCACGGGCGggtgctccctgtccctgtcaaGGGGCCACGCAGGCAGCCCGgcctcccccagcctcccccgGGGTCCcaccgcggggcccggcggctccccagcccagcccccccgCACTGAACTCCCCGCAGGGATTTGCCCATCTAGGAGGGGCGATGGGGCCAGAGGCAAACCGGAGCTGGGGGGGTTTAACGGGATCATTTTGAGCTGCGCTTTGCTTTCCCCTCGCAGTCAGGTATGCTCGgggtcaggagctgctgctcggCCCCCCAGGGAGCCAGGGGGAAATAACGCCCTTGCTCCAGCCCTGAGCCTCAGGATCCAAAGGAAGAGGCTCAGGCGGGTCCAGCCATCCCTGCAAGACCAGGCATAACCCAGAGGGAGAGGGAAGTAAAGACACGGGGGGAAGAGGGGCCGAGGCTAAACCTTCCCCCTCCCAAGGGGTCAGAGCAGGATTATCTGTCACTTGTCACATCCCTGTCCCACTGCTCCCATCCTCCACAATTAGTTTGGAAGCGTAATTAGAAAATGCTTCTCGTGGTCCCGTGCTCAGCAGCAGCCCGACCTTTCAGCCTCTTCTCCCCTCCACGAACGCTGGTGTGATGGACGTGTTACCCCTACAAACCAGCTGCTGTTTCGAGGTGAATCTGCCTTCCTGCAGACACCACATCCCTGCCCAAAAACTGCTTTAATTAGACTGCACGGGGCAGCTCCTGCAACTCCCCCCGACactgcagggctgcagcatctGCCTGACATCTCCTTCCagtgattaaagaaaaaatgggACCACAACAATTATTGTACAGGCCTGAGCATTTGATATATGTTTATTGCTATTCGGGTTTAGCTGGGAATTTTGTGCATTTCGGGTTTAGGTGGTTATCCAGACTCCTTGCACAGTGCTGCAGAGCTCCAGAGCATCTCATTCGCACGTCCGTGGTAAGCAGAAGGTGGCTGGGTTCGGTCGGAAGTGGCTGCAAAGAAGAGCCAATGCACCAGCTGAAGTTAATATCACACTCAGTGGGAGCAGGGGAGTTTAAGACTTTGTTGCTCAGTTGTTTTTTTAGACAATCTTATCTCATCAGCAGAATCTGAAGTGCAGACTCTGACCCAGGGAGTATTCATTGTCATTATTTACAGATAAATCCGGCTTTCTCACTTGTCTCCTGCTACTTCAATATGAGACATATACAGACAAACATCACCCTGACAGACAACAGCACGGGACAGTAAGAGGGAAAGATGTGCCACTACACacactttctttttactttcaattagcaatattttttaaagtgtcacaGCTACCTTAGTACCATTTGGAATGAGTAAATAATATATTTGGATAGAGTATACTCTGATATGCAAATGTACACGAGACCCCTGGAAAAGCTCACATCAAATACTGTAtcattagaaataataataataaaagctaTTTATGACACGGCCTTTATTCACAGAAAGATTTGCCCCAGGGCTTTGTTTTGCACCTTGGTTTGATGACAGATTccacccccctcctctgccctgtAGTCCACATCAGCCCAGACCCCACAGcacatggaaaaggaaaataaaaccccgCTGGGGcagaagctcccccagctcagcCCTACGGGAGCCACCACCACAACGACGCTGGAGAAGGCAAAGCAATTCAGCAAGGGGAAACGCCCCCGCAGTGTTGAGCACACCCGGGGCCCGTGACAGCCCCACGCTGCCACACGGGACGGGCTGTTTTATCAGAGTCCGAGCTGCGCCGGCTCGCCCAGAGCGGGGGGAAGCAGGCACGCCGGCCCACCCTAAGGCACTGCAGTCGCACACCCTCGCCCTCCGGACGCAGCTCCGCAGGCAGCTGCACCCCACCTTCAACATTTTAGCAGGACATCAGCGAGAATTTTACAAAATCCTGGACATGGGACCAGTTCCCCTCTGCCTGGGTACCCTGGTGAGGCTGGGGATCGCCCGGGGATCGTCCACGGGCATCAGAGCGCAGGGGGCAACGAACGCACGTTGCGACCAGCTGCTGCTTCCTCAGAGTCCTTTGGTATCTTGAGTTGCCCTGACAGTGTCCCAGGAGCACTCGCGGAGCAGCGATGAAACGCCAGGCTGGGGAGACACGGGAGCAGCTGGGAACGCTCGTCCCGCAGTCCCAGAACGTGGACGTGTCGGTCCCAGAGCCTGCACGTGCACCACTCCACCGGGACCAGCCTGGAGCCCTCTCCCCAGGCGGGTACAAGAGAGACGTGCTGTCCCGCGCTCCCCGGTACGAGTGATTTGGCAAagccagagccaggacagcttGTCTTGAAAGGCTGCAGGAGAAGGGTCAGGTAATTTTCCTTCTTCTTGGGCACTGATTGGTTCAAGTTTGTATCACAGTGAAGTCTGAGAAGTGGGGAAGAAACCCAAACCACCTTCCCTGAAAGAGAAAGCCTCGTTGGCCCGGCTCGCTCGGGCTGGAGAGGAGGACAGCCTCTCCTAGCCAGGCACATCCGATCCGCTGCTCACCACGGAGGCTTCCATCGCTCAGCAGCAGACGTTGGACCTTCGCCCTCTCACGCTGGAGGAGAGCAGGCGGccacaccagccctgtcccaccaccCACCCGAGCTCACCCCCGGAGCCCATCCTCAAACACAAGTAAACATAAAGAGAAACTAAGAGGCACTAATAACGCAGATACGGGGAGGCTCAGGCTTGCGACTGTCAAACCTGGCTCCGGATGTCTTCATCCAGCTGGAGAAAAGCCGAGTCCCCGTTTCAGATCTCCTGCAGCGAGTGGCCGGGGTCGCTGCGTTCCCTTTTCACCAGCGGCTCCCCCAGGCGCCGGGAGTCTGTGTCCACCTCGCTGCCCAGGTCACTAATGTCATCTGCAAAGGACAGGTCTCAGCATGAGAGTGGCGACCGGAGGGGAAGAGGGTCTTTTCCCCAGCAGAGCCGGGTGGAAGAGTCAGCACGAGGTTCCCCCTCCCACAGCGACTCAACCCTGACCCAGCAGGACTTCCCTTGAGGGAGAGGAAGTACCTTTGTCCAGCAGTGTTGGGGACAGGGATGTGAGGTCaccaaactgaaagaaaaaggagtttCAAGGTAAGTGAGGCTTATTGGAGACTGAAGGTGCCAGATCTGCAAGTTGGCATCTATTTCCAAGCAATTCTAACAAGCAGCTTAAGGGCTCAGGAGAACCCACAAGCATCAGCAGTGCCGGTGGTgaagagcagaaagcaaaaccaacccCGTGTTTTGGGGAAAAGTCTGTCGCTGCCATTAAAACCTCTGGGCAAACACCACTCACAACAATCCAGGGCAGGATCGAGCTCTGGAATGAAGGGAGAAATTTTTTGATCTCCCAAGTTAAGGCCAAGTGCTGCCCCAGACCAAAGGATGGTGCCTTTTCTCCAGCCCTCTGCATCTGTCAAGGAGAGTGCTCAGACACGCCAGCTATTCACCTCTCCTGGGACTTGACCACCACTCCACCTCTCTGCAACTCTCTGCCAAGCCTTTGCATTCACATCAGGAGAGTGCTTTGGCTTGCAAGGCCACGGTGCCAAGCGTAACTAGAGAGCTGGGAATATATTTGGTTCTGGAGATGTGTTGTATCCCTCTGTGATAAGGTCTGAAACACTAAATTGCTGTAACAATAATGCTGAAAAGTCATGCAAAGTTGGGCAGCAGAAGGAACTGAGGAGAACAGGAGTTATAAAACCAGCAGTGGAAATGGAAGGACACAATTCATCCTCTTTTGCTGGGAAGAATCAGCCTCCTCCTGGAGAACAGAAATATTGCAAGAGTTTAATGAAGGGAAGGCAAAACCTGAAGGATGAAAGCCTCCCACAGCTGGAAGCCACTCTCTGCCTTTCATGTTCCTTTAATATCAATAAAGAGGTTTTGCAGGGAATAGTGAGAACTTGCAGCACTGCTGACTTGGTGCAACAGCACGGGTCTAacgggaggggaagggaaagcaaAAGGCATGTAGTTGATTTGTCTGGCTCCCCTGCATGAGCTCcgtggaaggaagaaaacagcacgAGCTCCAAGGAGCAAATGAGATCGGTTTTAATCTAACAGTAGTTTCTATACTGATGTCACAGGTTGATCAGGGGCTTTTAAATCTGTGCATTTCAGAGCGAAAAATTGGATGTGGTTTCAGCTAGGCAGGACAGGACCTGCCTGCAAGCCAGGAACCAGATTTACTGTCTgatttgctaaaaaaaaccccccaacaatccccccaaaaaacacaaacaacCCATCATTTCTCTTCAAGTCAAAAATGGAGAGTGTGGCTGACTGTGCACGGAACTCTGGAGCTTGCAGAGGCCTGAAGAAGTTCAGTGAACGGTACCACTGAAAGTTACAGGGAAAGTAACTTTTggacctttttttgtttggtttagtttttgtgTTTGATGGGACTTTGCTCTGGCAGGAACCCCAAAGTCAGGTTGGTACCCACAAGTCATGGAGAGAAGTGGGGTgatccttttcctccctcctccaggcCTCCAAAGCCCAGCTGATGCTCAACTGCCCCAAAACCCATCACTTCAGGTATCAGTGAGCCAAGATGCTCAAGGAGCTGGATCCTTGTGCCAGGCACTCAAAACAACCCAGTAAATCTTTTGGCAAGGATGGTTATAAACACATGTTCAGGACATGGTGTGGTTTGTGAACCAACTGTATTTCTTCAAGCACTACttagtttgggtttgtttctaGGGAACAAACAATTCTCACCTCTCCCATTACAGCAATCGGCGTCTCCCCTGTTGCCTGGGCAACACGATGCTCTACCAGATAAAACATGTATTCATCATAGAGCAGGCGAATCAGGTGGAAGGAACCAAAGCTGGCAGCACTGCGCAAGGTGAGGTCACGGATCACCATGGAGCTGGAAAATGGCcgggaaacaaaatatttgggtTGTGTTTTACACTTGCATCACGGCTGATGTGAGTTCTTGTCCCTGAAGGTACTGAGTGACACAGTGCTCTGTTTCTACCTCTAACCCAAGAGTATCAAAGCCCTTTAAGAAATTAGTTGATGGAGCATCCTATCCCCATCCTGAAATGATACAGGAGACACAATGCTCCCTCCTGTACCAGGACAGAGCAACAGTTAACCAGAGTTGCATGGGAGTAAAGAACTTGGCCTTGGCTTTCCAAGGAGCTGTTTACATGCCCTAAGCCCGatgcagaaatatttccaaaacgAGAAAGAAAATGTACCTATAGAAAGACCATTTCAACAGGAACTGCCTGGCTGCCTTGGGGAAGCTGGGACTGCCCTCGTGATGCTTCAGGACTTGAGTAACAACGTTATCCAGCCAACTAGCCCACTGGTCCAGAGAactctgctgctgcagagtgaGCTTGAAATCCTGCTCCAGCTTCTGTACCATGCCTTCCTCGCACTGGCACACCCACGAGGCTTGCTCCTGCTCAGGAAGAAGGGTTGACAGTTACTCATGCCAAGCCCGCATGGTTGTTGCATCCCAAGCCAGGAATTCAACTTCATTTCTAGTAGACAAGGACTCCAAACCAGCTCTGAATCATGTCTCCTCCCATCTGTCCAGACCACCATACAATATTATTACTAGGACTACACTGTTGGTGGTAGCACCACTTCTTACAGAAGTTCTTTGGTACCTTCTCCACTGTTCGCAGTAAGATGGCAAACTTACCTGGAAAAGTAACACCAAACCTGTTAAATTGTTCAATTAATTGCTTTTTAGTATTAGAAATAAGATGCTGGTTACAGGCAGACAACCTCATTGTAGAGTCCCAGTTCTAGACAACATGACCTAGGAAAAGGTACCAGAAGTTACCTGCACGTTGGCGAAGTCGACCCGATTGAGATCGCTGAGCATCTGGTTTATCTGGGAAGTGTTCTGCAGCACGGCACGGGCGGCCTGAGCCAGGTGGTTCAGGGACGTGTATCTCCGTAACGTCTGCGCGAAGGCACTCACGACCCCGACCTGCAACACAGCACACAGGGCACCGCGAGCGGGAGGCCACGGAGCCGGAAGGCAAAGTCTTCCCAACGCTGAGCTCAAGCACACAGCACACATCAGCTGGGGTAACAGAGCAGCACTTCTGCTTCTTGCAAACCAGCCTCTgcgtttcttttctttaaactacCGGGTTTTCACGCTCTGCCTCCAGCAGAGACCGGCAAAGTGAGAACAGGCTGCAACAATCCACAGCTTTAGGAGAGGTGGAATGGGAGCCTTAGGCTCAGTCTCTGCAATGCCCTTTGGTCCATGAGGTGTCCCTGAGCTTTCTAGTAGGACAGCCTCATTCCAGTGCAGAGATTTTCTTCCACAAAGCTTTATCTGCAATTTCAGGACGCAGGAATGGCTCAGCGGACAGAGCATCATTCACCTCTGGAACAAAGGAATTGCCCCACCTGTCCTCCCACTCCTTGCTGATTTTGGTTCATAATTATTTGTTACACCGTGCGAGTCTGGAGTACACGTAGCCAAACCCTGGCAGAGATTTCCAATCGCTGTGGAAAACTGcaacacgcacacgcacacacacacactcagttCATATCCCTGACCTGCAACGTGCTCCCCCCTGCTCACCTTGGTCTGGACAATCTCGGGGGGAAATTCACTCATTGCGTTCATCAGCCACCCTTCCAAACTCTTGGCAAAATTACGAATCGCCTGTGTAAGTGTGCCTGCAAAGAAGTCTGCAGAGTTAGACGAGCTGTTCCGTATCATCTTTGGACACCACTCTCTAGCTTAGGGCTGCTGTGGAAAGCACAGCCTCTGATCTGGTTAGCTGTGATCTCCATCTAGCACCAAGGAAATCAGCTGGGTCCTGAGAGGCACTCAAACTTTTCACATTCTCTAATGTTGTTACTcaaacttttcttatttttcttattctttcttatCCTTTTCTTATTCATTGTCTTTCTGAACATTTTCCAAATGTTGAAGTATGCTCTTTAAAGACCCACACATGCCCCAGCATGTAGACTGACATCAGCAGCCCAGAGGGACGTGGCTTTCCAGTACTGCTCAGCCCAGTGTAGGGCAGAGCTGAGGCCTCGGGGAGACTGACACACACACTTCACTGAGCAGCCGAATTGGCGAGAAAACCCTCCACATCCCATCGCTGATCTCCCAAACAAAAGTTGACCCCAAATTTCCAGGAGGTGCAGTAGGGGACAGGACAGTCCTATGTAAACAAAGATACTGTCTCCAAGGAAACATCTCACAAGGATTAGCCGTGCTTCCTTGTGCCTTAAGCCTATGCTTTTACCTTGACTCCCAGCCAAAGTCAGGAGATGGGATATACaataaaccaaattttaaaaggcagaggAATTTCCAGGGGCCACAAAGTACCATCGATGCAGAGCAATGCTGCAGGAGGAATATTGCTGTTGCCGTAATATTTTAGCTTGtattcaaaacaaaaacctcTAAATCAGCTTTTACAAGGGAAATCTTTGTGGCAAGTGGTAGCCAGACCGAGTGAGTCACGGATGGCTGTTTGTCAGACACAACATCCAATGCCTCAGCCCAGCGGGGAGGCGGGACCAGCCCTGCCCTCCTGGCCACGCTGCAGGGTACTCACTGGGCACCGGTCTGAGCACGTCTGGGATGAGAATCTCCACCAAGGCCTGGTACAAGATGTGATCGCAGCTTCTCATCCATTTGAGGATGGGTTCGTATTTGCACAGAGTGATCAGCTTATCTTTCGGGAGGGTCCCTTCGTGTTCTTCTtcactgcaggaggaggaggaggagggaggagggaggcagagtCAGCAGCAGGTTTGCATTCAGCGCATTCACCCTTCCTCTTGATTTCTAACCCcggttttcagcagaaaaaagccattcatgtttctttcaaaaggaaatatCTGATTGTTTGTACAAGTCTTGTCTGACTCTGCCAGTACCCCTCTGTCCATGGGGTCGGAGCTCTGACCAGTTTTCCCTCAAATCAGCCTGCCTTCGCTGCGCCCACCCTCAGCCTCGGCTGCCTTTTGCATGCTCACGTTCATGGGAACTGTACTCCAGTACAGCCATTTCAGCAAACACAGGCTTAGCTGGTTCCTCCTTACAGACCCAGCTATTTCCAAAACCTTCacacctctctcctctcccccctgcTCTAAACCTCCTCAGCTGTAGCAGTGGGGACCCAAAGTTTCCAGCAAATGTTGTTTGAGCAGAGTATCCGGTATTGACAGATACTATAAATGGTTTCAAGGTGTTTAACACCTTCAAATGCTGAAcgtttacagaaggaaaaatatctggTGTTTTGATGAGAACAGAGCATATTGTCTCTAACTGAATGAGGTCAATCAAGCTTGCATTATTTTCACTTTGTGGATGTATGGAAACTTTTTCTGCACGGTTATGGCATAAGATATTTGGTTAAACAGCAAACAGAGAAAACCAAAGCCTTAATGCAATGCCAGAGCATCAAAGCAGAGCTGCTCACACACTACGCTGGGAACTGGGAATTCAGAAGGGACTTTCCCCATGTATTACATCAAAACCATTAAAGCTAAGCCTTGGACATACTATAAAGAGGCACTTACAGCCTCTGCCTGGGCAGTTTTAGCAAATGAACTCCACAGGCATACTCCCAGAACACTCACATGGAGAAACTGGTCATCAGGTACCTCACCTTTCTGTTAAGTGGAACCATATTCTGCATCTTATCATGCTTTCAAACAGCTTGCCACTTTGATAATATTTCAGgtttatatttgtatatatataaagcaaGGGGAGGGAGTGCTTTATTTACCCATCTCGGCTATTAGCCGTGGTATGGAGAGGTGCTAGAGCACACAGCCTTAGTGAGACAGGCTGGTTTAGCCAGAGCCCTGCAGAAATGCTGCCTCCAGTATCCAAGTGAGCCTACCTGTACCCAGCACAGCTCTCTGTGCTGTTGTGACATGCCTTGGAGATACACCCTAAACTAAAAGAGATTCTGAAACAATCAAACACAGCTGCAGTCATCCTCTGCGGGAAAATAGCCGTTGGGTAACATTTACTGAGGACAACAGGGCCATATTCTACAGATTATTATGGGGTATTTGCCTATTACTCAAACTTCtaccatttttcttcttaatataaAATGTCTGTATATCATCAGTAGAAGTGGATAATACAGacttttaatacagattttaagaAGAAACCTTCACACCTTGttgattttctctgttttcacttATTTCCATTCCGCTGTCTCTTGGCAGCACACTACCCATGCacaaaggatgaagaaaaggcaaTAACAACAAACCAGGCAGGAGTACAAAGATCAGAGTAGCTTTGTTTGCCTTTATCTGTCTCAAAACACGAGGCACTTAAAGATCTGGAGAGCCAGCCAAAGAAGCGAGTCAATCTAGATGTCAGTAAAATCTCAGAGCCCGAGATGTCACTGGAGACCAATACCTAATGGCTTGGACTTGTTACTGCTCCTGATGACCATGTACAAAATCAGCATCCTGCTCTCATTCACCTCTGCATTTTGGATTAGTGCTTGTTACAGGAGGTATAAGGCACAGAGACGTACATAATCAGAGCAGATGCTTTCCTCAGAGGTCTGAACTTTGTGTGGTCCTGACGATATTAAACACTTCTGACACTCTTTGTAATGATTCTGCAGGGAAGTAAATACTTTCAAGTCCTACAAAGCACTCAAAATGCCTAATGAAGCTGGAAAtacttcatgcatttttaaaagaaaaaataccaccGAAAAATGGAGCATTCAGAAAGAACCAAAGCACAGCAGTGTACCTGGCTGGCAGGGCAGTAGAGCCATCACTAGATGGTGTTTTAGGACTCCAGAAGGATTGCCACAGTTTCTCGATATAATGAAACTGAAGATTCATTACAACATCCAAAGTCGCCTAACAACAAAGAACACAAATCATTAGCTGCTCTGCTAGCGTCCTGTCGCACAGTGTAAGCATAAATTTCATGTGCTGTCATTTAGATTAAataatttccaagaaaaataatggaaagggCATTGTTTTAATAATCAACATAACATAAAACAGACcacacaatgaaaaaaataacatagagAGCAATATTTGAGTTGTAATACCTAGCAAGTCAAGCATTCCCTATGATATCCTAGCTCTGCCCAAGAGCAGGATATAAGATGAGCACACGAATTACGTCTCACGTCAATTAATCaatcaattaaaaatattccaaAGAATCACCTCGCAGTGTCGCCTGTAAAGAAGCTGCAGAGTTTTCACATCATTCATGGTGACCCCTTCTTGTAGGAGGACGTTACCTAGATGAGGGGCTGGGAACTCAGGAAAGACATGAGTTACatctaggggaaaaaagagattGGGAAAGATGGTGAGAGGAGCACTCAGTTATGCAGGACTGCAGATGAGTACAAGGTGCTGCTGTCACCAGTGGCTATCCTTTGTGCTTCAATTGGGATGAAACAGGAGAAACAAGGCCGATAATCTAGTACTTTCCCTGATTCGTGCTGTTATACTGGGCAAAAAGCAAACAACCGCAGCCCATTTATTCAgtgtgaaaaggaaaatgttttttttcctctctgtaataaaagaaacaagaatacaTTGTCCTCATCTACCACGCTTCCCATTAGATTTTCTCCGAAGCCTGAAAAATGTCACTTTGGTATTTTGAAAGTACAATGGAAAATATAATTGGACAGCAAACATAGCAGGAGCAATTGTATTTCAGAGAAGGCTCAGAGCTGGCCGGGATTCGGTAACTCTGCTTGAATGATGGAGACACACAGATCCACGACCAGCAGAGAGTTTGTCTCACAAGGAGAAGGCCCATACGGATCCTCTGCAGCCTTTGCCATGAAGAGAATCGCTCTTCTCCCGCTGGCTGCCTGTCTTAGCAAGGCTCTTCAGGACCTCTGCTCCTTCCAGATGATTTGGGTAAAACCAGACGAATTAAAAACATACTAAGAGGGAACCAACAGACCTGATGGCACAAGGAAAAAGCCTTCCTGTGGGTACAGGAGCTAGAAAATAAACTTAGCAAGTGTGACGTTACaagatataaaaaatatatattctatatgtataatatatgatactgtagaaaagcaaacaaatgcagAACAGCCAGGGCTTGCTGGACAAGACCGTCCTTCCTCTTAAAGTTTTAAGCTTAAATATGAGATATCGAATACTAAAAATCTAATAATACCTAATGAGCAGTGCCCTCACCTATGAACTGCTGATGATGTTGACTTTGAGCAGCAACCGATTGCTCCGGCGTGGTGTGTGGGTTACTGTTGGACCCACTCTCTGCCATGCCATCCATCTTCTGTGCTGGTCTATACCTAAATTTAGAGCATGGTTTAGGATTTACACAGGCACCAGAAAACACGTACATGGTATCTGCAACACAGTCAGGCAGACATGAGGCTACATTCAAGGCCAGCATTTTGAGGGCTGACCATTTATATCACCTACTtaactggagagagaaaatgagaacctccTTCTGAAAATCACTCCCCAAGCCAGAATTTAAAGGGGTTAAGATGTTTGCCCAAGGTGacaccaagaaaaacagaaaatgagaagcagaacTGGAGTGAGCGTCAGAGGGCAGACTCTCAGTCTCGGGAGCTGACTTTTGCATTTACTTTCTGTTTGGGAGTTGAAGAAATAAATTCTTCTGCTCCTTCTTCACTCCAGCaagaaccagaagtgttcatgcTTCCAGGAGACAATTCCAAATTCCCCTGCATGTTGTTTTTTGTATTCAAAATTACTCAGACACAAGACTAACCACAGCGCTACTGAACTTGCACAAAAAAGACCCAAacgaaaaacaaaacc carries:
- the RFX2 gene encoding DNA-binding protein RFX2 isoform X3 — its product is MQSSEGGSDPAASVALHTSASAQAPVVQPVPASQQRVLVQAAGSAPKGAQMQQISVPRVQQVPQQVQSVQHVYPTQVQYVEGGEAVYTNGTIRATYSYNTETQIYAPSSAASYFEPQGGGAQVTTAASSPTAIPSHNMVGITMDIGGSPILSGSGAYLIHGGMENTRHSLSHTSRSSPATLEMAIENLQKNEGITSHKSSLLNSHLQWLLDNYETAEGVSLPRSSLYNHYLRHCQEHKLDPVNAASFGKLIRSVFMGLRTRRLGTRGNSKYHYYGIRLKPESPLNRLQEDTQYMAMRQQPIHQKQRYRPAQKMDGMAESGSNSNPHTTPEQSVAAQSQHHQQFIDVTHVFPEFPAPHLGNVLLQEGVTMNDVKTLQLLYRRHCEATLDVVMNLQFHYIEKLWQSFWSPKTPSSDGSTALPASEEEHEGTLPKDKLITLCKYEPILKWMRSCDHILYQALVEILIPDVLRPVPSTLTQAIRNFAKSLEGWLMNAMSEFPPEIVQTKVGVVSAFAQTLRRYTSLNHLAQAARAVLQNTSQINQMLSDLNRVDFANVQEQASWVCQCEEGMVQKLEQDFKLTLQQQSSLDQWASWLDNVVTQVLKHHEGSPSFPKAARQFLLKWSFYSSMVIRDLTLRSAASFGSFHLIRLLYDEYMFYLVEHRVAQATGETPIAVMGEFGDLTSLSPTLLDKDDISDLGSEVDTDSRRLGEPLVKRERSDPGHSLQEI
- the RFX2 gene encoding DNA-binding protein RFX2 isoform X6, translating into MIPAHSWIRASAATEQEPVSMQSSEGGSDPAASVALHTSASAQAPVVQPVPASQQRVLVQAAGSAPKGAQMQQISVPRVQQVPQQVQSVQHVYPTQVQYVEGGEAVYTNGTIRATYSYNTETQIYAPSSAASYFEPQGGGAQLQWLLDNYETAEGVSLPRSSLYNHYLRHCQEHKLDPVNAASFGKLIRSVFMGLRTRRLGTRGNSKYHYYGIRLKPESPLNRLQEDTQYMAMRQQPIHQKQRYRPAQKMDGMAESGSNSNPHTTPEQSVAAQSQHHQQFIDVTHVFPEFPAPHLGNVLLQEGVTMNDVKTLQLLYRRHCEATLDVVMNLQFHYIEKLWQSFWSPKTPSSDGSTALPASEEEHEGTLPKDKLITLCKYEPILKWMRSCDHILYQALVEILIPDVLRPVPSTLTQAIRNFAKSLEGWLMNAMSEFPPEIVQTKVGVVSAFAQTLRRYTSLNHLAQAARAVLQNTSQINQMLSDLNRVDFANVQEQASWVCQCEEGMVQKLEQDFKLTLQQQSSLDQWASWLDNVVTQVLKHHEGSPSFPKAARQFLLKWSFYSSMVIRDLTLRSAASFGSFHLIRLLYDEYMFYLVEHRVAQATGETPIAVMGEFGDLTSLSPTLLDKDDISDLGSEVDTDSRRLGEPLVKRERSDPGHSLQEI
- the RFX2 gene encoding DNA-binding protein RFX2 isoform X5 codes for the protein MIPAHSWIRASAATEQEPVSMQSSEGGSDPAASVALHTSASAQAPVVQPVPASQQRVLVQAAGSAPKGAQMQQISVPRVQQVPQQVQSVQHVYPTQVQYVEGGEAVYTNGTIRATYSYNTETQIYAPSSAASYFEPQGGGAQLEMAIENLQKNEGITSHKSSLLNSHLQWLLDNYETAEGVSLPRSSLYNHYLRHCQEHKLDPVNAASFGKLIRSVFMGLRTRRLGTRGNSKYHYYGIRLKPESPLNRLQEDTQYMAMRQQPIHQKQRYRPAQKMDGMAESGSNSNPHTTPEQSVAAQSQHHQQFIDVTHVFPEFPAPHLGNVLLQEGVTMNDVKTLQLLYRRHCEATLDVVMNLQFHYIEKLWQSFWSPKTPSSDGSTALPASEEEHEGTLPKDKLITLCKYEPILKWMRSCDHILYQALVEILIPDVLRPVPSTLTQAIRNFAKSLEGWLMNAMSEFPPEIVQTKVGVVSAFAQTLRRYTSLNHLAQAARAVLQNTSQINQMLSDLNRVDFANVQEQASWVCQCEEGMVQKLEQDFKLTLQQQSSLDQWASWLDNVVTQVLKHHEGSPSFPKAARQFLLKWSFYSSMVIRDLTLRSAASFGSFHLIRLLYDEYMFYLVEHRVAQATGETPIAVMGEFGDLTSLSPTLLDKDDISDLGSEVDTDSRRLGEPLVKRERSDPGHSLQEI
- the RFX2 gene encoding DNA-binding protein RFX2 isoform X4, which gives rise to MIPAHSWIRASAATEQEPVSMQSSEGGSDPAASVALHTSASAQAPVVQPVPASQQRVLVQAAGSAPKGAQMQQISVPRVQQVPQQVQSVQHVYPTQVQYVEGGEAVYTNGTIRATYSYNTETQIYAPSSAASYFEPQGGGAQVTTAASSPTAIPSHNMVGITMDIGGSPILSGSGAYLIHGGMENTRHSLSHTSRSSPATLQWLLDNYETAEGVSLPRSSLYNHYLRHCQEHKLDPVNAASFGKLIRSVFMGLRTRRLGTRGNSKYHYYGIRLKPESPLNRLQEDTQYMAMRQQPIHQKQRYRPAQKMDGMAESGSNSNPHTTPEQSVAAQSQHHQQFIDVTHVFPEFPAPHLGNVLLQEGVTMNDVKTLQLLYRRHCEATLDVVMNLQFHYIEKLWQSFWSPKTPSSDGSTALPASEEEHEGTLPKDKLITLCKYEPILKWMRSCDHILYQALVEILIPDVLRPVPSTLTQAIRNFAKSLEGWLMNAMSEFPPEIVQTKVGVVSAFAQTLRRYTSLNHLAQAARAVLQNTSQINQMLSDLNRVDFANVQEQASWVCQCEEGMVQKLEQDFKLTLQQQSSLDQWASWLDNVVTQVLKHHEGSPSFPKAARQFLLKWSFYSSMVIRDLTLRSAASFGSFHLIRLLYDEYMFYLVEHRVAQATGETPIAVMGEFGDLTSLSPTLLDKDDISDLGSEVDTDSRRLGEPLVKRERSDPGHSLQEI